The DNA region TGATTTAACTTCCAGCAGCGCTGAATTGTTCGGTGTTGTCGTACCAATGCCTACTGTTTGTGACTTCGCAATGGCGATGGATAATAATGCAACAAAAACAAAAACGATTTTTTTCATAACAGTGTGTTTATTTTTTTTACAGGGTTTGTATTCCAATGAATGCTAGCCCATAAATAGAGAATGAAGCATTTAATTTTTTTCGATTGGCCTTGGCGCTCAACCAGGGCCAATCGATAATTCATCTATCGAAATGAAGGCTCAATTGCCAGTGATGAAATAGTACCGGGAATATTCTCAATATCATGCTTGTAAATTGTTCTTTCTCCTCCAAAATGTTTTTCTGGGAACGCTTTGACAAGAAAAGGATAGGAGATCTTTAATGATCGTATAGCATTATCCCCGATTTCCAGCCATCTGGAACCTCTTTCAGGTGCCGAATCGTAACTATCGAGCTCCAGCATTTGTGATCGTCCCTGGAAATTGGGATCAGAAAAAGCTATTGGGTAATTGAGAATTTGCATGGAAGTAACACGGTTATTGAAATCTTCACCAATAAATGGGGTGTCTTTATCCAGTATAATTTTTCTACCCCTGTAATCTTCATGTTCGTAGAGGTAAACCTTTTTACCATAGGGTATCCTTATTGAACTTAATGCGTCGTTTGGAAAAAAGTCACTCAAATGCCGGTAACTCATTCCAAAAAGACTTGTAGCAAGGCCGCTATAGTTATTGTTTTGGAATATTTCAACATGCTGCTCGGTTTTTAGTTCCACTAATAGGGAGGAGCATTTGTTTTCCATCATTACCGGCAGTGAAGGCCAATCATTTTCAACAACCATTTCTTTGCCGGTAAAGAACGGATCGGAAAATAAAATTACCCGTATAGTGTTTAATATACTTGTCGTTATTGAACTTATATTGTTTTCAAATTCAGGATAATCCTGCTGCAAAGAATACCAGCCTGTTCGGGTGATGTATTTTACGCTGCCACTATAAGCGGGTCCCGTAAAAATGTTTGCGAGGTGAGTTGAGGTTCCCATTTGTTTTGAGTTTAGAATTTATGCCTACTCTGTTTAAGATTTTCGGCGATCTCTTTAATGAGATAAAACTAAACCCTGCCCCAGGCGATTTTTAATTGAATTTTGCGTCAGTAAGACCATGAGTTGCAGAAATTGCAACAATATAAAAGTGGTGCTGTTTGTGTCGTGTCCGAAGGACTGAGTGTTTGTGCCGCTATTTTATTCCCTTGCAACGTAATGAAGTAAACAGTTTAATGTTTTTTGTAGAAAGTCCGTACAGCCCTCACAAGATATTGTCTTGTTTTAGTCCTTTCGTCCGCCTGAGGCTTGCGCTGAAGAAATTTCCAATAACACCGAATTGAATCAGCGCAGACCCGGGTTACGATTAACTGTTTCTCTGGTTCCTGTCCTCACGAACTGTTCAGCAGAACCATAACAATAAGAAATGCAAAAAAAAATTTTGATGATAATGAATAATTTAAGTGCAAAAACTTTCGCCTATTTTAGAGTTATAAGCTATGCTGTCGGCATCTCAATAACACTTACTTTCAATCATCTACATTTCAAATATACTTTCCATTTTTTAACAAGTAAATACATTATATGTACAAGACAAAACTGATTTCAATTTCTATTCTCTTTTTCTTTATCACTCAAATTTCATTTGGGCAAAAGAAAGTTTCAGAGGCTGATACCAAAGAACTGGAAGCAGCCGAAGCAAAAATGTTCGAAGCCGTCCTAAAGTATGACCCCGTTTACTGGAAGGATAATGTGCTAAACGATTACATAACTATCAATGCTGACGGTGTTATGCAAACAAAAGAACAAATCTTGGCCGACTCATCCAGAAAAAATTTGTTTGCAGGTGTGAGCTATAAATTATTTGACAGAAAAATACGATTATACGGAAATGTAGCGATAATTAACGGCAGGTCACAATATCTTATGGGGGATAAAATACTCGGAGAAGTTTACCATACTGAAATATGGATAAAAGAAAAGGGGAAGTGGATGTTTGATGGCTGGCAAGGGACATATACTAAAGGCACACAGACAACCTTTAAGCCTCAATAAAAAGTAACGAGCCCTTACTGTAAATGATAGCACGGCTTATAACATTGCATTTGTGCTATTGGGGCTGAGGAATTTGGCCCTTCAACATTTGTAATTCTGCTCAACTGCTGTAATTTGGCCGTATTAATTTAAAGTTACGGCCAAGCAATCTTCAGGAATTCTATTTTCCCAACAGCACAAATGCGCGGCCGCTAGCTGTGATTTGGCGTGGAAGCACTTTATTACTCTTACCAAAGCAGAGTCTAAATCATCGTTGTTTCTTTTAAAGGCGCATGTGTTACTTCACTTACTTCTGTAAGTATATCTCTTTCTTTTAAATCAAAATTGCTCAACGCAGGATGTGAAAGGACAGAAGCAACTAAAGGACTGGATGTAAAAGTTTGCAATGACTTCGCATCTTTAAACAGGTAAACTGCCCCTGCTTCCTTTGATTCATCATTGATTAGCCAAATTTTCCAGAGGCATCCAGGAACTTCAGCAAAAGCTTGCGCAAGCTCTTTGGCCATCTTTTCAAATTCTTCTTGACTAACATTGTAGGTGTAATTTGTAACAAGCATTTTTTGTGACATAATCTAAATTTAAATTTTTGAATCATTTTCCCCATGCAACAATGCATGAGCCGGCGGGGAAAAGATAAATATAAGCTAAGAAGAACAAATCCCCTCAGTTGCCATGGTGCGTGTTCCCACGCACCATACCCACAATCAAAATACAAACCGGCAGCATGTGTTACTATTCCAACACTTCAATCGCTTCAATGCGTTTTTTTTGTATGGTGCTGTACAGTAAACAAATGATCAGGTAGAATATACAAATAAGCACAAACAAAAATTTGACCAGGGAAATATTGAACACGAATGAATAGACCCCGACT from Bacteroidota bacterium includes:
- a CDS encoding nuclear transport factor 2 family protein produces the protein MYKTKLISISILFFFITQISFGQKKVSEADTKELEAAEAKMFEAVLKYDPVYWKDNVLNDYITINADGVMQTKEQILADSSRKNLFAGVSYKLFDRKIRLYGNVAIINGRSQYLMGDKILGEVYHTEIWIKEKGKWMFDGWQGTYTKGTQTTFKPQ